The Plasmodium sp. gorilla clade G2 genome assembly, chromosome: 4 genome has a segment encoding these proteins:
- a CDS encoding calmodulin-like protein yields MSKFFLSKQRRAEIESIFKEYNTNKDGVSGEKLLYLLRSLGIYLNKSESEVILEDYKKNGNLNLSEFFELMKQYYFDENIENLLYLSLQSYAQEKSKTINLNEFKNVLLTLGSGIKLTEEEVDAFLNVEFNGYKNKEISFDDFIYKILKE; encoded by the exons ATGAGTAAATTTTTCCTGTCTAAACAGAGG aGAGCTGAGATTGAATcaatatttaaagaatacAATACTAATAAAGATGGAGTAAGTGgtgaaaaattattatatttgttaagATCTCTTGGTATATATCTTAACAAAAGTGAATCAGAAGTCATATTGGAAG attataagaaaaatggGAATTTAAATTTGAGTGAATTTTTTGAACTTATGAAACAATATTATTTCgatgaaaatattgaaaactTACTATACCTGTCTTTGCAATCGTATGCTCAGGAAAAATCTAAAACCATAAATTTGAATGAATtcaaaaatgtattattgaCATTAG GTAGTGGAATTAAATTAACAGAAGAAGAAGTAGATGCATTTTTAAATGTAGAATTCAatggatataaaaataaagaaatatcaTTTGATGATTTCATTTATAA aatttTAAAAGAATGA
- a CDS encoding Rab5-interacting protein, putative, producing MKKSNEKKNEADPLLKKFFCEKLTKNEMDDVFFYYKQLMGILAGIISGLLRIKGMWGFLFFFLFQFVTSFVLYNKKIHENYFLDNYNIAKSNIFTAFSAFLLSWIASNTMLV from the exons atgaaaaaatccaatgagaaaaaaaatgaagcaGATCCATTGTTGAAGAAGTTTTTTTGTGAAAAGTTAACAAAA AATGAAATGGAcgatgtttttttttattataaacaattaatgg GTATTTTAGCTGGTATCATATCAGGACTATTACGTATTAAAGGAATGTGGggatttctcttttttttccttttccaATTTGTAACATCCTTTgtcttatataataaaaaaattcatgaaaattattttcttgacaattataatattgcaaaaagtaatatatttacagCTTTTTCGGCATTTTTg TTATCATGGATTGCATCTAATACAATGTTAGTTTAA